A single region of the Geobacillus subterraneus genome encodes:
- a CDS encoding Na+/H+ antiporter NhaC family protein, with product MEGTWWSLLPFLLIIPLAVWLKEILPGLVVGLLVGALCLERSVIGAIERAVSAILHSLNDVEHIKVAAFLYLFGSLVGMMQITGGIKGFVERLSGRIHTKRGLLLFVWLTVPVTFFMPMFRIMLLGPVMKAVLRQFRIDRRRMAYIIDVSTEPIIVLLPAATAFVGFMTSVVAAALAQNDIRESAYDIFLRSLPYNLFAIITLIVGLLTTMMNIRIGNPRAKKGEGETNELHGLGLRKELALIAGDPLHLFVPLALLLGLTFAFFVYDGRQRGARDWLGAFSEADATWAMLLALFVTILLSMVFYLWRRQSLSELIYHFFAGGNELMAPIGMLILVWAVSAVAGELGFTTYVASTFGTWLPGPFVPAAVFLAGSFLSYFIGSSWGTWGIFMPLGVTLAHATGAPLEMTVGAVFASGTFGAFASPLGDTTITTAAIMDMDLMGYAKYKLRISLICAGLSLAGYVFLPLWAG from the coding sequence GTGGAAGGAACATGGTGGTCGCTATTGCCGTTTCTTCTTATCATTCCACTCGCTGTTTGGCTGAAAGAAATTTTGCCTGGCTTGGTGGTCGGTCTGCTTGTCGGGGCGCTCTGTCTTGAACGGTCGGTCATCGGTGCGATCGAGCGGGCTGTTTCCGCTATTCTTCATTCGCTCAATGATGTTGAACATATAAAAGTGGCAGCGTTTTTATATTTGTTTGGGTCGCTCGTCGGCATGATGCAAATTACCGGCGGGATTAAAGGATTTGTCGAGAGGCTTTCCGGGCGCATCCATACGAAGCGCGGACTGCTTTTATTTGTTTGGCTGACGGTGCCGGTGACGTTTTTTATGCCGATGTTCCGCATCATGCTGCTTGGGCCGGTGATGAAAGCAGTGCTTCGCCAGTTCCGCATCGACCGCCGCCGCATGGCGTACATCATCGATGTCTCGACCGAGCCGATCATCGTGCTCTTGCCGGCGGCAACGGCGTTTGTCGGCTTTATGACTTCGGTCGTGGCGGCAGCGCTGGCGCAAAACGATATTCGTGAATCGGCATATGACATCTTTTTGCGCAGCTTGCCGTACAACTTGTTTGCCATCATCACCCTTATTGTCGGGCTGTTGACGACGATGATGAACATTCGCATTGGCAACCCGCGGGCGAAAAAAGGGGAAGGGGAAACGAATGAACTGCACGGCCTTGGGCTGCGCAAAGAACTGGCGCTGATCGCCGGCGATCCGCTTCATCTTTTTGTCCCGTTGGCGCTGCTGCTTGGGCTGACGTTTGCCTTTTTTGTCTATGACGGCCGGCAACGCGGGGCGCGCGATTGGCTCGGGGCGTTTTCCGAAGCCGATGCGACGTGGGCGATGCTTTTGGCGCTGTTCGTGACGATCCTGTTGTCGATGGTGTTTTATTTGTGGCGCAGGCAGTCGCTTTCCGAGCTGATTTATCACTTTTTTGCCGGGGGCAACGAACTCATGGCGCCGATCGGCATGCTCATTCTCGTTTGGGCTGTATCGGCGGTGGCGGGCGAGCTCGGGTTTACAACGTACGTAGCATCGACGTTCGGCACATGGCTCCCGGGGCCGTTCGTGCCGGCAGCGGTGTTTTTAGCCGGGTCGTTTCTCTCCTATTTTATCGGATCATCATGGGGGACGTGGGGCATTTTTATGCCGCTTGGCGTCACGCTCGCCCATGCGACCGGAGCGCCGCTTGAGATGACCGTCGGCGCGGTGTTTGCGAGCGGAACGTTCGGCGCGTTCGCTTCGCCGCTTGGCGATACAACGATTACGACCGCGGCAATTATGGATATGGATTTAATGGGCTATGCGAAATACAAGCTGCGCATCTCCCTAATTTGCGCTGGGCTGTCGCTGGCCGGGTACGTATTTTTGCCGCTTTGGGCCGGTTAG
- a CDS encoding acyl-CoA thioesterase yields MKTHTITVNPRFCETDALGHLSNISYFIYLEEARTRLFDELSYGGRTGDWHFILASAKCDFVNQGFFGRRLRVETNVSRIGHKSFQCIHRIMEEETGKLIAIGEAAVVYFNFHTQASEPLPDDLRALLAQYLVSAAEEADSSLRCEKQ; encoded by the coding sequence ATGAAAACACATACGATCACCGTCAATCCGCGTTTTTGCGAAACCGATGCGCTCGGCCATTTGAGCAATATTAGCTATTTTATTTATTTAGAGGAGGCGCGCACCCGTCTATTTGATGAATTGAGCTACGGAGGGCGGACGGGCGATTGGCACTTCATTTTGGCGTCCGCGAAATGCGATTTTGTCAACCAAGGGTTTTTTGGCCGGCGGCTTCGCGTAGAGACGAACGTCTCCCGCATCGGCCACAAAAGCTTTCAATGCATTCACCGCATCATGGAAGAAGAGACCGGCAAACTGATCGCAATTGGAGAAGCAGCGGTCGTCTACTTCAATTTTCATACGCAGGCGAGCGAACCGCTTCCTGACGACTTGCGGGCGTTGCTTGCGCAATACCTCGTCTCGGCTGCTGAGGAGGCGGATTCGTCTCTGCGGTGCGAAAAACAATGA
- a CDS encoding aminotransferase class V-fold PLP-dependent enzyme encodes MTIRATIGSTTYTHGGELEAYFQPFRDGTIGRFHPFSTPFGEQRLIYADWPASGRLYRPIEEKMVRELGPFVGNTHTESNVTGTKMTLAYQYAKEIIKQHVHAGKGDVLIMQGAGMTSAVNKLQRLLGLRVPERWKPRLALTNDERPVVFVTHMEHHSNLLSWAETIAEVVTVRPTANGGVDLDHLRELLDRYRQRPQKIGAFTACSNVTGLETPYHELAKLMHEYGGLCFVDFAASAPYVRIDMHPDDPMEKLDGIYFSPHKFLGGPGSAGVLVFDGRLYRQHAPDHPGGGTVYWTDPWGHYEYVEAIEEREDGGTPPFWQTIKAALAIQLKEQMNVAKMRAREKELVSLLLPALQDIPGVHVLEGHRSDRLGIVSFVIEELHYHLVVKLLNDRFGIQARGGCSCAGPYGHYLLGIDKQQSAALLKEVKSGNAFAKPGWVRLSLHPTMTNEEVYMIIHAVRQIARHGQRWQEEYEYDAAKNEFVHRGDDRYIRHFFLF; translated from the coding sequence ATGACGATTCGTGCGACAATTGGGAGCACAACATATACGCACGGCGGCGAGCTCGAGGCATATTTCCAGCCGTTTCGCGACGGAACCATCGGCCGGTTTCACCCGTTTTCCACACCGTTTGGTGAACAACGGCTCATTTACGCTGACTGGCCGGCGAGCGGACGGCTGTACCGACCGATTGAAGAAAAAATGGTTCGCGAGCTTGGCCCGTTTGTCGGCAACACGCATACAGAGTCAAATGTGACCGGAACGAAAATGACGCTTGCGTATCAATATGCAAAAGAAATCATTAAACAGCACGTTCACGCGGGAAAAGGCGATGTGCTGATCATGCAAGGGGCGGGCATGACGAGCGCCGTCAACAAACTGCAGCGCCTGCTTGGCTTGCGTGTGCCGGAACGATGGAAACCGCGCTTGGCGCTCACCAATGACGAACGCCCGGTCGTTTTTGTCACCCATATGGAGCACCATTCAAATTTATTGTCATGGGCCGAAACGATCGCCGAGGTCGTAACGGTTCGGCCAACTGCTAACGGCGGAGTTGACCTTGATCATTTGCGCGAGCTGCTTGACCGCTACCGCCAGCGGCCACAAAAAATCGGCGCATTCACCGCCTGCTCGAATGTAACCGGTCTTGAGACGCCATACCACGAATTAGCCAAACTTATGCATGAGTACGGCGGGCTTTGTTTCGTCGATTTTGCCGCCTCTGCTCCATACGTCCGCATCGATATGCATCCAGACGATCCGATGGAAAAGCTTGATGGGATTTACTTTTCCCCCCATAAGTTTCTCGGCGGTCCAGGAAGCGCCGGCGTGCTTGTGTTTGACGGACGCCTTTACCGCCAGCACGCGCCGGACCATCCGGGCGGCGGGACGGTGTATTGGACTGACCCATGGGGGCATTATGAGTACGTGGAGGCGATTGAAGAGCGGGAGGACGGAGGAACGCCGCCGTTTTGGCAAACGATCAAAGCCGCGCTCGCCATTCAGCTGAAAGAACAGATGAATGTCGCGAAGATGCGCGCTCGGGAAAAAGAACTCGTCTCACTCTTGCTGCCGGCGCTGCAGGACATCCCTGGCGTTCATGTGCTCGAAGGACACCGAAGCGACAGGCTCGGCATTGTTTCGTTTGTGATCGAAGAGCTTCATTATCATCTTGTCGTCAAGCTGCTCAACGACCGCTTTGGCATTCAGGCGCGCGGCGGCTGCTCATGCGCCGGGCCGTACGGCCATTATTTGCTTGGCATTGACAAACAACAGTCGGCTGCCTTGCTTAAGGAAGTCAAAAGCGGCAATGCCTTTGCCAAACCAGGATGGGTGCGCCTATCGCTCCATCCGACGATGACGAACGAAGAAGTGTACATGATCATTCACGCGGTGCGGCAAATCGCTCGTCATGGCCAGCGTTGGCAGGAGGAATACGAATATGACGCGGCGAAAAATGAGTTTGTCCATCGCGGCGATGATCGGTATATCCGGCATTTTTTCCTCTTTTGA
- a CDS encoding acyl-CoA dehydrogenase family protein produces the protein MNELYHLLVRNERERKLYERARHLAERFASRAANYDERAEFPFADFADLQEAGFLSLTIPAEYGGQGASLYEWVLVQEVLAQGSGATALSFGWHASILMRLFLLRRWPESTLARLAEEVVQHHALINSAHSERATGSPARGGKPETKAVLRHGRFVLRGRKAFASLAPALDYVLISATIEDSGDVGEFLVPMDAAGVRIEPTWNTLGMRATRSDDLVLEDVEVETDALVETLGKPNETAPAQGWLLHVPACYLGIAIAARNEALRFAQTYQPNTLSRPIATTPEVQRKIADMEWRLIHARHFLYAVADLWDRYPEKRTEMKEELAAAKLVATNTALEVVDGAMRIVGGQSLFADSPLGRYYRDVRAGLHNPPADDLTLAWLAKRALSDNEQ, from the coding sequence ATGAACGAATTGTACCATTTGCTCGTGCGAAACGAGCGGGAACGGAAACTGTACGAACGAGCGCGGCATCTTGCTGAACGGTTTGCATCACGGGCGGCAAATTATGACGAACGGGCGGAGTTCCCGTTTGCCGATTTTGCTGATTTACAGGAAGCCGGGTTTCTTTCTCTTACGATCCCCGCCGAATACGGAGGCCAAGGGGCGTCGCTTTATGAATGGGTGCTTGTGCAAGAAGTGCTCGCCCAAGGCAGCGGCGCCACCGCCTTGTCGTTCGGATGGCATGCGAGCATTTTGATGCGTCTGTTTTTGCTCCGGCGCTGGCCGGAATCAACGCTCGCCCGATTGGCCGAAGAAGTCGTCCAACACCACGCGCTCATTAACAGCGCCCATTCCGAACGGGCGACCGGCAGCCCTGCGCGCGGCGGAAAACCGGAAACAAAGGCCGTTCTCCGCCATGGCCGCTTTGTGCTCCGGGGGCGCAAAGCGTTTGCCTCGTTAGCCCCGGCGTTGGATTACGTGTTGATTTCGGCCACCATCGAAGACAGCGGCGACGTCGGCGAATTTCTTGTGCCGATGGACGCCGCGGGCGTCCGCATTGAGCCGACGTGGAACACGCTCGGCATGCGGGCGACGCGCAGCGATGACCTCGTCCTTGAGGACGTGGAAGTGGAAACGGATGCGCTCGTGGAAACGCTCGGGAAGCCAAATGAAACCGCACCGGCGCAAGGATGGCTGCTGCACGTTCCGGCTTGTTACTTAGGCATCGCCATTGCCGCACGCAATGAAGCGCTCCGCTTTGCGCAAACGTACCAGCCGAATACATTATCGCGTCCAATTGCCACAACGCCTGAAGTGCAGCGGAAAATCGCCGACATGGAATGGCGGCTCATCCATGCGCGTCATTTTCTCTATGCGGTCGCGGACCTATGGGATCGCTATCCGGAAAAACGAACCGAGATGAAAGAGGAGCTCGCCGCCGCCAAGCTGGTCGCCACGAATACCGCACTTGAGGTCGTCGATGGAGCCATGCGCATCGTTGGCGGGCAAAGCTTGTTCGCTGACAGTCCGCTCGGGCGTTATTACCGCGATGTCCGCGCCGGGCTGCACAATCCGCCTGCCGATGACTTGACGCTCGCATGGCTGGCCAAACGGGCGCTATCTGATAACGAACAATAA